From Fusarium musae strain F31 chromosome 8, whole genome shotgun sequence:
GCGCACCGACAAATGCTCACTCCTGACATTTTATGATAGCCAAGCGGATCAGATAGGGCCATGAGAGTcgtattaaattaattattttccGTTACTTCGCTGACTCCAATTCATCCTTCCATGGTATAGACACCTGCGCTCCCCTTCGCACGACTGTCTTGGATGACGCCCAGATTCCTGACCTGACAGCCTTCTCAATGTCGAACTTCTCGGACCGTTGCTCAGCGCCCGCAAGCTCAACTGCATAAGCACCGATGAACGTGTCACCAGCCGCAGTCGTATCCACAACTTCGACCTTCAGAGCGGGGATGAGGCCATTGACGCCTGTGTCGTTGGTGTAGTATGCACCTTTTCCACCCAGAGTAATCACCACGTTCCGCACGCCTCGAGCGAGGAAATCAGCAGCggccttctcaacaaccGAGATGTCTTCAAACTCGGACTCGTCCTTATTTGACAATAAAGCCGCTTCAGTCTCGTTGAGGATCAAGTGAGCTAGACCTTGGTAGATCTCTGCTGGGAGTACTTGAGCGGGAGCGGGGTTGAGCAGAACGGGAGTTCCTGTCGTCTTGGCGGCTTTGAATGCCTGAATGACTGTCTCCAGAGGGATCTCAAGCTGCATGATAAGCAATGACGGTGCTGGACCAGGAATCTCGGCGAAGTGGCTTGGTTGAAGAGAATTGTTGGCACCTGGTGATAAGATGATGCGGTTCTGGCCAGTTGGCTCATCCACAATAATCATTGCAATACCGCTCTGCGACTCGGCGCCTCCGTCCTTGTTTACAATGATAGAGTTGGTTCCAACATCATATGACTTGAGACTGTCAAGCAGTACGGAACCATAAGCATCAGCTC
This genomic window contains:
- a CDS encoding hypothetical protein (EggNog:ENOG41) — its product is MASPRPVISVLGSLNIDLVSYVPHHPLPGETITSSRFNVFPGGKGANQAVACAKLSRTSDLKNPTVDVTMIGAVGADAYGSVLLDSLKSYDVGTNSIIVNKDGGAESQSGIAMIIVDEPTGQNRIILSPGANNSLQPSHFAEIPGPAPSLLIMQLEIPLETVIQAFKAAKTTGTPVLLNPAPAQVLPAEIYQGLAHLILNETEAALLSNKDESEFEDISVVEKAAADFLARGVRNVVITLGGKGAYYTNDTGVNGLIPALKVEVVDTTAAGDTFIGAYAVELAGAEQRSEKFDIEKAVRSGIWASSKTVVRRGAQVSIPWKDELESAK